The sequence below is a genomic window from Sebastes fasciatus isolate fSebFas1 chromosome 18, fSebFas1.pri, whole genome shotgun sequence.
agaagtagactcattttctcagacttctatacaatcagacttctttttgcaaccagaggggtcgccccctgctggctgttagagagaatgcaaatttaaggcacttgaacattggcttcacttctcagacccggagatTGATCACTGGCAGCAACAGATCATCAAACTCAAACAACTGaatgtgaacaaactgaatctTTATTCAATCAGATTCTGCAGACAGCGTTTGATCACAACTGTTTGTTTCTGTTCTTCATCAGCTGATCTGCTAACCTGAGAGGAGGACAGAAACATGTTGACACCCTCAGAAACAACAGTAGCACTAAACTGATGCAACCTCTGATACAAACCAGTTCAAACTAATAAAGATCCAGACAGATAACAGTTcaatattattgattatttacattcagtgaaatcatcatcatgatcatcaccTGTGAGGAATCTGTGCCACCAGAATAATTAAAGACTTCTATCATCTGATCAGTTTAAAGACAGCTATCAGAACTGGATTAATTCAGTTTCATAATGCATCGTTCAGATGAACTAAGGTCAactaaatgtacttatttttcttattcTGTCTTTAGATAAGTTATGGTATTGCAAAAGTATTtcaaaaaagttgaaaaatgtaatgcaatataaactgaaaacacacagttcaTTACTTTCCTATATTTGTTGATTGCTTTAATTTGAAGAAGCAGTAAGGCCCTGTAGCTATCAGGCCAAAAGAATAATGAATGAAGATCCGTTTCGTGTACCTCTCATGATTCCTTGGTGAACACTGGCTCCATACTGACCGCTGCAGTCAGACATGGTGTGGATTTTTAGGTCTGAACCACCAGAACCATTAGGACCTGTGTGGGAACCAGTAAACCCAGCTCGCCTTGCAGTGGGATTCAGGTCCTTGTTTCTGTTGGGATTGTTCAGTTGATATTCTCCAATGTCAACAAGAGTGTTTTGGATGTTCTGTGGGGTGACGCTGAGGTAGGACGTCCTGCTCGTCGCTCCTCTGGTTTCAAACTGAGTGGTGGGTTTCTGGAGGTTCTGCAGTTTGGGTTCATTGTGGGTTTGGAGTCTTCCTGGGAGACTGGGAACAAGTTTGACTCTGATATGAGATACGCCTGATGGTGGGGACGtgtagaaaaacagaaaaataaagattaGTTATTTCACAGTGACCAGGATCTTTACTTTTAAgtcagcatattgttttataccTGTTGGTTGAGGGAAATTTCTCAGAGGAGATTCCTGGTGTCcactgtttcctgtctcagcctCTGATTGGACCAGTTTCTGCTGTTGTTCTTGCTGGTTTGGGGATGGATGGACTAGTTTCTGCTGGGGTCCCTGCTGGTTTGGGTACAGATGGGCCCGTTTCTGCTGGTGTTCTTGCTGGTTTGGGTACAGATGGACCAGCTTTTGTTGGTGTTCTGGCTGGTCTGGGAACATATCTGTGAGGTGGATGACTGCAGATTGATCTGATTTGACTCGGACACCATGAATACCTTGTTCCTGCCTCAGTGTTGAGAAACCTGTTCTCTCCGGCACATGTTCCTCTCTTATATTTGAACCTCTGCGTTCAGGAAGCTGTTGGGACATCCTGCGGTTCCCATCACTGCTGACAGCTGTCAGACCAGTGGCATACTGGGAGGGATTAGAGATTTGTGAGTTTGCGTGTTGGATAACAGGTTTCTGGTTGAGCTGATGCCCAGAAGAAAAAAATTTGCTCAGAGGTTTGACTCGGATGTTCTGCACCCTAGACTGAACCAACTCAGTGTTCCTCCTTCCAATTTTACCTGGTCTGTCCAGGTTTCGGTTGACTTGGCTGGATGCAGTAGATGTCAGTTCAGTGCTGACAGatccctgtctgtctccagaCAAGCTGGACGCAGTATCTTTGGATGTGATGCTTTTGGTATTAGCAAGGACGTATTTCTTATCCTTGCCAGGCAGGAGTAGTTCACTGCTGCCAATGTGGTCTGGGCTGGACTGAGCTCGTGGTTGAAAGACCGGGTGAAGCGGAGAGGTTTGAGAAGGATCATTGTGACGTTGAGACTTGTATCCAGGTATCTCTTCAGCCATTTCCATCCCACCACCTGAGGGCCTGTCAAGGCTCAAATCCAGACTGGTCTCATGTTGCTGGGTCAGATCTTGCGTACCAGGAGAAAGATCAACTTTAAGATTCTGCAGGTCTTCATTTGGCTTAATGATACCATTTCGGTTAAGAGGGGGCTGGTCCCATGTTAGGCCAGAGCGCCAAACATTATCACCTAAACTATTAGGAACCTGAAGTGTTGGAGTCTGAACGGAGTTTCGCCAGTCACTTTCAAACTGTTCCACAACTGGAGAATCAGGAATCCTGCTGGATGAACTCAAGCCAGAGGCTTGGTTTTCATCAGTTAGTCCTGAATTTTCACCTCTCGCTTCTACAAAGTTGTAGCTCAGTGTGTGGAGGTTTGACAGCTGGATGCTGTTGTCTGGTAACTGGTCATATCTGGGAGGGACGTTTGGAAGATTGACATCAGTTGGAGATCCAAATACATGTTGGTCCTGTGTATGGGACatgggatgaggaggaggagatgaaaccTGCAGAGGGACTTGCTGGGTACTGGTGGTTTGACcctcaggaggaggagaaagattAAAGTTTGGAAAACTTTGGAGGTTTTGGGAAGAGAAGAGCAGCTTGTTGTGTCCTCCTGGTACTGTGATGAAGTGGCTGGGTCCAGGTTTGGGCCGAGGCCTGATGCTGGAGTGAGGCAGGACTCCCCCTGCCGCTGTGGTTTGGTGGGTTTGGTGGACCTGGGTAGTCGGGATGTTGACCACATTTCCAGATACCTGATGCAAACAGTCTTTGGCGGGGAGTTTATTTGATGAATCTGCTGGAAAATAGAGATTTTAAGATTCTGTAATTCAAACTAAACTGGATTTGGATCGTTGATAACTCCTAACCTTTAAGGCTCTCGAAGACTTTGATGGAACCCAATCCAGGAGTCTCTGATCTCAAGATCCTGTCCACAGACAGTCTGTTGACTCCACTTAGTGGGTAGAAGCACCTCACTGTCAACCTGTTCAAAAAtcaaacacatttctttatcaATAGTCTTTTACTTTTGAAGTTTTGTTTTAGGTATTAATTACAGGCCAAGTCCTCTAAGGGAGAATCGGGCACTACCAGGGTTATGAAGGGTTCACATGTGTTTTCGTTACTTGAACTGAGATTCTCTGGAGATGACGTTTGGTCCGTCTGCAATCAGCTGTCTGTCATGGAAGATTTCGTTTTCATAAGCCACGTATGAGTCCCCAACCTGTGAAACATCCTCAGTTACAAATCTTTACTACACCTTTAAATTTACACATCTGAATACTCCAAACACACGGTCATCTTGTTTACTTGGTCTTCTCTTGCTTTTCAGAAATGAGATGGAACTAGTGAATTTTTAGTGTTTTAAAACCAAATTACTTGA
It includes:
- the LOC141756521 gene encoding uncharacterized protein LOC141756521 isoform X2; amino-acid sequence: MKTAAFIIGLVFICCKFTEETTAEGELEGLVDTAVQTECRDRYLWIHVTSTQTPRFEAVDGNGVHSISEQLASRCGYTVSTFKMDGFTTFRASYYSCFTHNQDDEVFTFSFNVIVSDAGGTWTSRPVSAVCSGLIWTHREIICEEDYMEVNVNRESSCGGQRGESGEMWEAAFSQAQRTASSVWQLMLLQSDGQVSSMSISEAQRQGYSLTTTARRVVLRSQYKQPHAELTMVDGVPVEVVRVSLFFKQKLVVLIIDVSMACTVNSGSFDGARLLWDIPRVMTPLVGEGAGFKSQNFSLGVEGVLLDKPITAARGFSLVQQGHLVQIGVPFGAEGGYRKSLVVNNMYKETYVIFLLYEHVFAVLYEDGSSIDTRHRMLRVLDTPLLCRPPFDLDETMSDHRVFSVYLGNIPADVMLEEVRINGKQLMMSDSAERGYSISPVTHINGSQAYKLWLPFEDTVVHRMYLGQGAMQYSIDINFTLTIMPQRDSYYHHTFITAQVLNTFPPEITAQCSDGGITFSVGRPPRAESLWEVGVDHEPLTSQLADQRGYHLHNDTQRTTLEVPVFSVGYTYEDVNLSNFYGTFELLLRDSKTLEVQTSTSKRCLFKTEDMIVCSADGTMTVVTTPTSTWPTVQPERTTLLDPTCGPKQADGSRVLFEFKMDSCGTRAMVGDSYVAYENEIFHDRQLIADGPNVISRESQFKLTVRCFYPLSGVNRLSVDRILRSETPGLGSIKVFESLKDSSNKLPAKDCLHQVSGNVVNIPTTQVHQTHQTTAAGGVLPHSSIRPRPKPGPSHFITVPGGHNKLLFSSQNLQSFPNFNLSPPPEGQTTSTQQVPLQVSSPPPHPMSHTQDQHVFGSPTDVNLPNVPPRYDQLPDNSIQLSNLHTLSYNFVEARGENSGLTDENQASGLSSSSRIPDSPVVEQFESDWRNSVQTPTLQVPNSLGDNVWRSGLTWDQPPLNRNGIIKPNEDLQNLKVDLSPGTQDLTQQHETSLDLSLDRPSGGGMEMAEEIPGYKSQRHNDPSQTSPLHPVFQPRAQSSPDHIGSSELLLPGKDKKYVLANTKSITSKDTASSLSGDRQGSVSTELTSTASSQVNRNLDRPGKIGRRNTELVQSRVQNIRVKPLSKFFSSGHQLNQKPVIQHANSQISNPSQYATGLTAVSSDGNRRMSQQLPERRGSNIREEHVPERTGFSTLRQEQGIHGVRVKSDQSAVIHLTDMFPDQPEHQQKLVHLYPNQQEHQQKRAHLYPNQQGPQQKLVHPSPNQQEQQQKLVQSEAETGNSGHQESPLRNFPQPTGVSHIRVKLVPSLPGRLQTHNEPKLQNLQKPTTQFETRGATSRTSYLSVTPQNIQNTLVDIGEYQLNNPNRNKDLNPTARRAGFTGSHTGPNGSGGSDLKIHTMSDCSGQYGASVHQGIMRG
- the LOC141756521 gene encoding uncharacterized protein LOC141756521 isoform X1; the protein is MKTAAFIIGLVFICCKFTEETTAEGELEGLVDTAVQTECRDRYLWIHVTSTQTPRFEAVDGNGVHSISEQLASRCGYTVSTFKMDGFTTFRASYYSCFTHNQDDEVFTFSFNVIVSDAGGTWTSRPVSAVCSGLIWTHREIICEEDYMEVNVNRESSCGGQRGESGEMWEAAFSQAQRTASSVWQLMLLQSDGQVSSMSISEAQRQGYSLTTTARRVVLRSQYKQPHAELTMVDGVPVEVVRVSLFFKQKLVVLIIDVSMACTVNSGSFDGARLLWDIPRVMTPLVGEGAGFKSQNFSLGVEGVLLDKPITAARGFSLVQQGHLVQIGVPFGAEGGYRKSLVVNNMYKETYVIFLLYEHVFAVLYEDGSSIDTRHRMLRVLDTPLLCRPPFDLDETMSDHRVFSVYLGNIPADVMLEEVRINGKQLMMSDSAERGYSISPVTHINGSQAYKLWLPFEDTVVHRMYLGQGAMQYSIDINFTLTIMPQRDSYYHHTFITAQVLNTFPPEITAQCSDGGITFSVGRPPRAESLWEVGVDHEPLTSQLADQRGYHLHNDTQRTTLEVPVFSVGYTYEDVNLSNFYGTFELLLRDSKTLEVQTSTSKRCLFKTEDMIVCSADGTMTVVTTPTSTWPTVQPERTTLLDPTCGPKQADGSRVLFEFKMDSCGTRAMVGDSYVAYENEIFHDRQLIADGPNVISRESQFKLTVRCFYPLSGVNRLSVDRILRSETPGLGSIKVFESLKADSSNKLPAKDCLHQVSGNVVNIPTTQVHQTHQTTAAGGVLPHSSIRPRPKPGPSHFITVPGGHNKLLFSSQNLQSFPNFNLSPPPEGQTTSTQQVPLQVSSPPPHPMSHTQDQHVFGSPTDVNLPNVPPRYDQLPDNSIQLSNLHTLSYNFVEARGENSGLTDENQASGLSSSSRIPDSPVVEQFESDWRNSVQTPTLQVPNSLGDNVWRSGLTWDQPPLNRNGIIKPNEDLQNLKVDLSPGTQDLTQQHETSLDLSLDRPSGGGMEMAEEIPGYKSQRHNDPSQTSPLHPVFQPRAQSSPDHIGSSELLLPGKDKKYVLANTKSITSKDTASSLSGDRQGSVSTELTSTASSQVNRNLDRPGKIGRRNTELVQSRVQNIRVKPLSKFFSSGHQLNQKPVIQHANSQISNPSQYATGLTAVSSDGNRRMSQQLPERRGSNIREEHVPERTGFSTLRQEQGIHGVRVKSDQSAVIHLTDMFPDQPEHQQKLVHLYPNQQEHQQKRAHLYPNQQGPQQKLVHPSPNQQEQQQKLVQSEAETGNSGHQESPLRNFPQPTGVSHIRVKLVPSLPGRLQTHNEPKLQNLQKPTTQFETRGATSRTSYLSVTPQNIQNTLVDIGEYQLNNPNRNKDLNPTARRAGFTGSHTGPNGSGGSDLKIHTMSDCSGQYGASVHQGIMRG
- the LOC141756521 gene encoding uncharacterized protein LOC141756521 isoform X3, with translation MDGFTTFRASYYSCFTHNQDDEVFTFSFNVIVSDAGGTWTSRPVSAVCSGLIWTHREIICEEDYMEVNVNRESSCGGQRGESGEMWEAAFSQAQRTASSVWQLMLLQSDGQVSSMSISEAQRQGYSLTTTARRVVLRSQYKQPHAELTMVDGVPVEVVRVSLFFKQKLVVLIIDVSMACTVNSGSFDGARLLWDIPRVMTPLVGEGAGFKSQNFSLGVEGVLLDKPITAARGFSLVQQGHLVQIGVPFGAEGGYRKSLVVNNMYKETYVIFLLYEHVFAVLYEDGSSIDTRHRMLRVLDTPLLCRPPFDLDETMSDHRVFSVYLGNIPADVMLEEVRINGKQLMMSDSAERGYSISPVTHINGSQAYKLWLPFEDTVVHRMYLGQGAMQYSIDINFTLTIMPQRDSYYHHTFITAQVLNTFPPEITAQCSDGGITFSVGRPPRAESLWEVGVDHEPLTSQLADQRGYHLHNDTQRTTLEVPVFSVGYTYEDVNLSNFYGTFELLLRDSKTLEVQTSTSKRCLFKTEDMIVCSADGTMTVVTTPTSTWPTVQPERTTLLDPTCGPKQADGSRVLFEFKMDSCGTRAMVGDSYVAYENEIFHDRQLIADGPNVISRESQFKLTVRCFYPLSGVNRLSVDRILRSETPGLGSIKVFESLKADSSNKLPAKDCLHQVSGNVVNIPTTQVHQTHQTTAAGGVLPHSSIRPRPKPGPSHFITVPGGHNKLLFSSQNLQSFPNFNLSPPPEGQTTSTQQVPLQVSSPPPHPMSHTQDQHVFGSPTDVNLPNVPPRYDQLPDNSIQLSNLHTLSYNFVEARGENSGLTDENQASGLSSSSRIPDSPVVEQFESDWRNSVQTPTLQVPNSLGDNVWRSGLTWDQPPLNRNGIIKPNEDLQNLKVDLSPGTQDLTQQHETSLDLSLDRPSGGGMEMAEEIPGYKSQRHNDPSQTSPLHPVFQPRAQSSPDHIGSSELLLPGKDKKYVLANTKSITSKDTASSLSGDRQGSVSTELTSTASSQVNRNLDRPGKIGRRNTELVQSRVQNIRVKPLSKFFSSGHQLNQKPVIQHANSQISNPSQYATGLTAVSSDGNRRMSQQLPERRGSNIREEHVPERTGFSTLRQEQGIHGVRVKSDQSAVIHLTDMFPDQPEHQQKLVHLYPNQQEHQQKRAHLYPNQQGPQQKLVHPSPNQQEQQQKLVQSEAETGNSGHQESPLRNFPQPTGVSHIRVKLVPSLPGRLQTHNEPKLQNLQKPTTQFETRGATSRTSYLSVTPQNIQNTLVDIGEYQLNNPNRNKDLNPTARRAGFTGSHTGPNGSGGSDLKIHTMSDCSGQYGASVHQGIMRG